From one Helicoverpa zea isolate HzStark_Cry1AcR chromosome 10, ilHelZeax1.1, whole genome shotgun sequence genomic stretch:
- the LOC124633629 gene encoding proto-oncogene tyrosine-protein kinase ROS, which produces MSAPLNWHKWLVLSLLGLALSARTIGCDYSSITEKFGAEAVTRCNEKCPFQNRTGDGHFDVSCGSDCSVQQCKLGCSLWQEGLENSCQIVCNVTSETVFSRELYCVMGCNEALNTYFQKLRELIGVPTAPALVADSLTATSLSLVWEAPNLGNLSYMVQWRYEELPGTWQYYSNSSHSDQSIINVDGLRPYTKYRFRVAIFLSGRGGAGEPVYSAPSVVISTLENGKPSSAPSTLRAVAPDPSRVAISWEPGPFPNGPLISYVLRLTDTQPNTNDALEDMPASNNTLFYMFQNLAPAREYEVSVAMRNAVGEGPRAYVRISTPPLPTSVPSQQPILILGGEQNVLAAPANDMLSDPVELYSTEHSITGVGLDISSDSLFTSVSNGYVYRSSLSKKSASETILTPQNYKPQDLSVDWLNRHLYVLGEVHYSAVDWSNRTYITNWEILRCDFDGKNLIVALSGFNSRPIHFEVDAYNGYLFWAQQGGDRGGLYRLDLANISNGIPHSAKPEIIVRDANLGAFTVDHADFRILVAHLRRNTVLAVSLDGREVADFRANTQTPMFLSTRSIAYAGGLFYWTNGKEMLTEEYHGQSDSYFHNEYPLAYNTKTIATRQVLVALRSCQPIPVPVNPPLGLQSVMGINQAKVSWNPPHLLGHQGSGAWQQWTFHLQLTHVDSGDVIDIKNITESRSIVDNLKQDAEYVIRVAAVTESGSGPWSSEFVGKTLPSSPNTLRSTLLWSGPDGLLQTDLTGDNLQILIHKEILRKFQITDISWYRDKLYLVTNASTVIWFNTTTFETGLMSNMENVGSLAVDWVGKKLYWSNPKQQLITRGNLDGGNREPVPIVTVAKELTIDSLGAYIYWNTGHAVEAARLNGENKMIYYPAQLFSGKQVMGLTADLEEKWLYWLVRSYDGSELHRAPTADRITHGVNEVSGSLVTRLSGTATLGPLCYFSGRLVWVQDASRAVVSDLAGRYTAELLPRVHVIAVRDPSLHADSESLIAIPETINSSSIAVVGEWDRFNVTWEPATSVNVNNSRVYYDVNLHFPGQYNIERTVDVPWVEVVSVSVGPYSSMEARVRAHTHWGGGGAARARLHSPQAPPAAPRAPRIYVQPALSGGPLSAIFRWGSPGRANGIIRGYEAQCWVTAADSTSATKPSACADAHLSPSHTQLMLRDLTPASKYFFQVRAHTDAGYGQYSEVVSTSSDEVNPIPKVMVSSQESIKIIDLDSGESETIPKSTGIPVDFAVSTEENIVYWVNNLEEIFSSRINGSGHFKLTSINGSATSMCVDWVSRSVYWTQLEITSIESYVTYRADLGLTNSRPHITRVFSRKQPIYSLQIAPLHRTLFWYEESGHQGLGTIMTSFLNGSDIKPFFRNSEGTGRDCNCPEDPQVARPFVIDMTKSKNYDLYWVDPWVHHIIATDMDACKCRIVVDATEKKKYGFTPMSITVDSRYVYWFNSTQKEIFYTTKYHKTRIEERKTSYGYKIMALDPGNQPYPSRTCLFPKILYLRPKVVSNSANSLTLHMPPVEKPNRCHSLEYEMSTTEYTIFYREIGKDTSACDKESCAYVTTTNTEVVINELKPFTNYSVMLEATNYYAKLHEIKPLVGSPMILQTAAEAPTAPKNVTGIVLSPVLAHVEWKPDPGLLYEVHWRTDDSPSLVHKLKEHNAFEVWGGRSANLTRLSPNTSYTVWVRAHSNHSVVVADSAQLRLRTYPQPPPLSVATLTPYEIRVSWHPPTSYQLLHFKMEYSEAPPSTGSWKACTRDEKDEWLASELRPRSRYVFRLRLQYVANAPPYYWPDDERFTFETHGDVPGPPGPLRVEGVGDRVLRVWWTEPDTRGSPIIAYRVWGRPQHRITQGSENITKNLSDLLPANLPSDIDDKMKMRIAREGLELLHNGTETYWLVSGAEALGAGWRARVQARNAHGWGALSPPAALDAAALSPRRPPAAALALALLAALAALLAVAAAVFYAAYNARARKKAAVENQIPVNPTRRGPDVELATLRQLPTRHSTNILYNQGVHCPTDAELASLPHIRREQITLTKFLGSGAFGEVFEGVARQINGSTSDTKVAVKTLRKSATEQEKTEFLKEAALMSNFKHEHILRLLGVCLDNDPNYIIMELMEGGDLLSYLRGKRVSLYTSESLTLLDLLNMCVDVTKGCRYLEEMHFVHRDLACRNCLVAHRGNGRVVKIGDFGLARDIYKNDYYRKEGEGLLPVRWMAVECLVDGVFSCQSDVWAWGVLCWEVLSLGQQPYPARTNRQVLSYVRTGGTLDRPPNCPSAFYDLLQKCWSYSAEARPSFRQCLEVVTALRDKTSANITLTATPTPAPHYLTLLGDDAVDNRTYLLDENDNACLDEDFPEHHMEPSRLLPERTPKYLELMYDSDSAPGTICDGYEIPRAPITYMPPFSRHSIVGVAPNRLIKAPLYRTHSLRTHRRPPNATIIPLRNGLVKRSSLCEEISGREPRACSSRETPRVDLDFEKHVFKTPF; this is translated from the exons TGCAAACTGGGGTGTAGCTTATGGCAAGAAGGATTGGAAAATTCATGTCAAATCGTTTGC aATGTCACATCGGAGACTGTATTTTCGCGGGAACTGTACTGTGTTATGGGCTGTAACGAGGCTTTGAATACTTACTTTCAAAAGTTAAGAG AATTGATTGGCGTACCTACTGCACCAGCTTTGGTAGCCGATAGTCTTACGGCTACATCTCTATCTCTTGTGTGGGAAGCACCCAATCTAGGGAACCTCAGCTACATGGTACAATGGCGGTATGAGGAGCTACCGGGCACTTGGCAATATTATTCAAACTCTAGTCATTCAGACCAGTCTATTATAAATGTGGACGGTCTTAGGCCATACACTAAATATAGG TTCCGAGTGGCTATATTCCTGTCTGGTCGAGGTGGTGCTGGAGAGCCGGTTTACTCAGCGCCATCAGTGGTAATATCTACCTTAGAAAATGGCAAGCCTAGCTCAGCACCTTCGACATTAAGGGCCGTTGCTCCAGACCCCAGCCGAGTGGCCATCTCTTGGGAACCAGGCCCATTTCCAAATGGACCATTGATCTCATACGTTTTGCGACTAACGGATACTCAGCCTAACACCAACGATGCTCTTGAG GACATGCCAGCATCGAACAACACGTTGTTTTACATGTTTCAAAATTTAGCTCCCGCTCGTGAGTATGAGGTATCGGTTGCTATGCGTAACGCAGTGGGAGAAGGCCCGAGAGCTTATGTTAGGATATCCACACCTCCTTTACCGACAT CTGTTCCTAGTCAGCAACCTATTTTAATTTTGGGTGGAGAACAGAACGTTTTAGCAGCCCCCGCCAATGACATGTTGTCAGATCCTGTAGAGTTATATAGCACGGAACACTCAATCACAG GCGTGGGACTAGATATATCAAGTGATTCCCTTTTCACATCAGTATCAAATGGTTACGTATATCGCAGCAGCCTTTCTAAGAAGAGCGCTTCTGAGACAATATTAACACCACAAAATTATAAGCCTCAGGATTTATCAGTAGATTGGTTGAATCGTCACTTGTACGTCCTAGGTGAAGTTCACTACAGTGCTGTGGATTGGTCAAATAGAACCTATATAACCAACTGGGAAATACTACGGTGTGATTTTGATGGAAAAAATCTTATAGTTGCGTTGTCAGGATTCAACTCTCGGCCGATTCATTTTGAAGTGGATGCTTATAATGG ttactTGTTTTGGGCTCAACAAGGGGGTGACCGCGGTGGTCTGTACAGACTCGACTTGGCAAACATATCAAATGGTATTCCTCACAGCGCGAAGCCAGAAATTATAGTTCGTGATGCAAACCTAGGAGCTTTTACTGTGGATCATGCAGATTTTAGAATACTTGTTGCACATCTGAGAAGGAACACGGTGTTAGCTGTGTCACTTGATGG acgAGAAGTTGCCGATTTTCGAGCAAACACTCAAACCCCAATGTTTCTATCAACGCGATCTATTGCATACGCCGGTGGGCTTTTTTATTGGACGAATGGCAAAGAAATGTTGACAGAGGAATACCACGGTCAAAGCGACAGTTACTTCCACAACGAATATCCTTTGGCCTATAACACCAAGACAATAGCAACAAGACAGGTTTTGGTAGCTTTGCGAAGTTGTCAACCTATTCCAGTGCCCGTGAATCCGCCATTAGGGTTACAAAGTGTGATGGGCATCAATCAGGCGAAGGTTTCGTGGAACCCTCCTCATCTGTTGGGTCATCAGGGAAGTGGAGCCTGGCAACAATGGACATTCCATCTCCAGTTAACGCATGTTGATTCAGGGGACGTAATAGACAT TAAAAATATAACAGAATCAAGGAGCATTGTGGATAATTTGAAGCAAGATGCTGAATATGTAATTAGGGTAGCTGCTGTTACCGAATCTGGTTCAG GTCCATGGTCGTCTGAATTCGTTGGCAAAACATTACCCTCATCGCCAAACACTTTGCGAAGCACTTTATTGTGGTCAGGGCCAGATGGCCTATTGCAAACTGATCTCACTGGAGACAATCTACAAATCTTAATCCACAA GGAGATTCTAAGAAAATTTCAAATTACCGACATTTCTTGGTACCGTGACAAACTATATTTGGTAACCAATGCATCTACCGTAATATGGTTTAACACCACAACTTTTGAGACTGGTTTAATGTCTAACATGGAAAATGTGGGGAGTTTAGCAGTGGACTGGGTCGGCAAGAAATTGTATTGGTCAAATCCGAAACAACAATTG ATAACACGAGGCAATTTAGACGGTGGCAACAGAGAACCAGTACCAATTGTGACGGTCGCTAAAGAACTTACAATAGACTCGTTAGGCGCCTACATATACTGGAATACAGGCCACGCGGTTGAGGCGGCTAGACTTAATGGAGAAAATAAGATGATTTACTATCCTGCGCAGTTATTTAGTGGCAAACAAG TAATGGGACTGACAGCGGATCTAGAAGAGAAATGGCTTTATTGGCTTGTTCGAAGTTACGACGGATCCGAACTTCACCGAGCTCCGACAGCGGATCGAATCACACATGGAGTAAATGAA GTATCAGGATCACTGGTGACACGTTTATCAGGCACGGCGACGTTGGGTCCTCTCTGCTACTTCAGCGGTCGTCTCGTGTGGGTGCAGGACGCTTCTCGCGCGGTTGTGTCCGACTTGGCAGGGAGATATACTGCTGAGTTGCTGCCCAGGGTGCATGTCATTGCAGTACGGGATCCGTCCCTGCATGCGGACAGTG AATCTTTAATAGCAATTCCGGAGACGATTAATTCGTCATCAATAGCAGTAGTGGGTGAGTGGGACAGGTTCAACGTGACTTGGGAGCCAGCCACCAGCGTCAACGTCAACAACAGTCGAGTCTATTACGACGTCAATCTACATTTCCCTGGACAGTATAACATAGAG AGGACAGTGGACGTGCCGTGGGTGGAAGTGGTATCGGTATCGGTGGGTCCGTACAGCAGCATGGAGGCGCGAGTGCGAGCGCATACGCActggggcggcggcggcgcggcgcgggcccGCTTACACTCGCCGcaggcgccgcccgccgcccctAGAGCGCCTAGGATATATGTACAACCTGCGCTAAG TGGAGGACCGCTATCTGCAATATTCCGATGGGGCAGTCCGGGCCGCGCTAACGGGATCATCCGTGGCTACGAAGCGCAGTGCTGGGTGACGGCTGCCGACTCCACCTCAGCTACTAAACCTTCTGCCTGCGCCGACGCACATCTCTCGCCTTCTCACACGCAACTCATGCTGAGAGACTTGACGCCGGCTTCCAAATACTTCTTCCAA GTGCGTGCCCATACGGACGCAGGATACGGACAATATTCTGAAGTTGTATCAACATCGTCTGACGAAGTAAATCCCATACCTAAAGTGATGGTGTCCTCGCAAGAATCTATCAAAATTATAGACCTAGACTCCGGAGAAAGTGAAACAATTCCTAAAAGTACTGGAATTCCTGTAGACTTTGCAGTGTCCACTGAAGAAAATATAGTTTACTGGGTTAATAACTTGGAAGAAATATTCTCTTCGAGGATTAACGGCAGTGGCCATTTTAAG ctgACGTCAATCAATGGTTCGGCGACCAGCATGTGCGTGGACTGGGTGAGCAGGTCCGTTTACTGGACGCAGTTGGAGATAACTTCTATTGAATCGTACGTCACATACCGAGCTGATCTCGGGTTGACCAATAGCCGGCCACATATAACAAGGGTATTTTCCAGAAAACAACCCATCTATAGTCTACAAATAGCACCACTACATcg aACATTGTTTTGGTACGAGGAAAGTGGCCATCAAGGACTAGGAACTATAATGACATCATTCTTAAACGGATCTGATATTAAACCTTTCTTTAGAAATTCTGAGGGCACAGGACGTGATTGTAACTGTCCCGAAGACCCTCAGGTGGCTAGACCTTTTGTCATTGACATGACCAAGAGCAAGAATTATGATTTGTATTGGGTAGATCCTTGGGTACACCACATAATAGCGACCGATATGGACGCCTGCAAATGTAGAATAGTGGTCGATGCTAccgaaaagaaaaaatacgggTTTACTCCCATGTCAATAACAGTAGACAGTAGATACGTTTACTGGTTCAATTCTACTCAGaaggaaatattttataccaCTAAGTATCATAAGACGAGAATAGAAGAGAGGAAAACTTCATATGGATACAAAATAATGGCCTTGGATCCTGGAAATCAACCGTACCCTTCAAGAACGTGTCTCTTCCCTAAGATACTGTACTTAAGACCAAAAGTTGTTTCAAATTCAGCCAACAGTTTAACGTTACACATGCCACCGGTAGAAAAACCTAATCGATGCCATTCATTGGAATACGAAATGTCTACAACAGAGTACACGATATTTTATAGAGAGATTGGAAAAGACACTTCTGCTTGCGACAAAGAATCTTGCGCATACGTTACAACTACCAACACAGAAGTAGTGATCAATGAACTGAAACCGTTTACTAACTATTCAGTGATGTTGGAAGCTACGAACTACTACGCGAAATTACACGAAATTAAGCCACTTGTTGGTTCGCCGATGATTCTACAGACTGCGGCTGAGG CTCCAACAGCACCCAAAAACGTGACGGGAATAGTGTTAAGCCCGGTACTAGCGCATGTAGAATGGAAGCCTGATCCTGGACTCTTGTACGAGGTTCACTGGAGAACTGATGACTCCCCTTCGTTGGTGCACAAGCTAAAAG AACACAATGCATTTGAGGTATGGGGTGGGCGCAGCGCCAACCTGACGCGACTCTCTCCCAACACGTCATACACGGTGTGGGTTCGCGCGCACTCCAACCACAGCGTGGTGGTGGCGGACTCCGCGCAGCTGCGCCTGCGCACCTACCCGCAGCCGCCGCCGCTCTCCGTCGCCACCCTCACGCCCTACGAGATACGCGTCTCGTGGCATCCGCCTACCTCGTACCAGCTACTACA CTTTAAAATGGAGTACTCAGAGGCCCCGCCATCAACTGGCTCCTGGAAAGCGTGCACAAGAGACGAGAAAGACGAGTGGTTAGCGTCCGAGCTTCGGCCCCGCTCGCGCTATGTATTCCGTCTCCGTTTGCAGTATGTGGCTAATGCACCGCCGTATTACTGGCCAGACGACGAACGCTTTACTTTTGAAACACATG gtGATGTGCCGGGCCCACCGGGTCCCTTGCGCGTGGAAGGAGTGGGTGATCGAGTATTGCGCGTATGGTGGACGGAACCTGACACGAGAGGTTCTCCCATCATAGCCTATCGCGTTTGGGGACGGCCGCAGCatag GATTACCCAGGGAAGTGAAAACATCACAAAGAATCTCAGTGATCTATTGCCGGCGAACTTACCCTCCGACATCGACGATAAAATGAAGATGCGCATCGCCAGAGAAGGGCTGGAATTGCTGCATAACGGAACTg AGACGTACTGGCTGGTGAGCGGCGCGGAGGCGCTGGGCGCGGGCTGGCGCGCGCGCGTGCAGGCGCGCAACGCGCACGGCTGGGGCGCGCTGTcgccgcccgccgcgctcgacgcCGCCGCGCTCTCCCCGCGACGACCACCCGCCGCTGCACTCGCGCTTGCCTTGCTGGCAGCTTTGGCAGCCCTGCTGGCTGTTGCCGCCGCTGTCTTCTACG CAGCATACAATGCCCGAGCTCGGAAGAAGGCAGCTGTCGAAAACCAAATCCCTGTGAACCCCACGAGACGCGGACCTGATGTCGAACTTGCAACATTGAGGCAGTTACCAACGAGACACTCCACCAATATACTTTATAATCAG GGTGTACATTGTCCAACGGACGCAGAACTGGCTAGCTTACCCCACATTCGCCGTGAACAGATAACGCTAACAAAGTTCCTTGGTTCGGGAGCATTTGGGGAAGTATTCGAAGGTGTCGCCAGACAGATCAACGGGAGCACTTCTGATACGAAAGTCGCCGTCAAA ACATTACGCAAGAGTGCCACAGAACAAGAGAAAACAGAATTCCTAAAAGAGGCCGCCTTGATGTCGAACTTCAAACACGAACATATTCTACGTCTACTCGGAGTTTGTCTCGACAATGATCCTAATTATATAATCATGGAGCTCATGGAAGGTGGCGATTTGCTTAGCTACTTGAGAGGCAAACGCGTTTCACTG TACACATCAGAATCCCTGACTCTATTGGATCTCCTAAACATGTGCGTGGACGTGACGAAAGGATGCCGTTACTTAGAAGAGATGCACTTTGTTCACCGCGACTTGGCCTGCCGCAACTGTTTAGTGGCACACCGGGGTAACGGCAGAGTTGTGAAGATAGGAGACTTTGGACTCGCTCGAGATATCTACAAAAATGATTACTATAGGAAGGAAGGAGAAG GTTTGCTTCCGGTACGATGGATGGCCGTGGAATGCTTGGTAGACGGAGTATTCTCGTGTCAGTCCGACGTGTGGGCTTGGGGAGTTCTTTGTTGGGAG GTTCTGTCTTTAGGGCAACAACCATACCCCGCGCGTACCAACCGACAAGTGTTGTCTTACGTTCGCACCGGGGGCACGCTAGATAGACCACCTAACTGTCCTTCAGCATT CTACGACTTACTGCAGAAGTGCTGGAGTTACTCAGCAGAGGCACGGCCTTCATTCCGGCAGTGCCTGGAGGTGGTGACGGCTCTCAGGGACAAGACGTCCGCCAACATCACGCTCACCGCCACGCCCACGCCCGCGCCGCATTACCTCACGCTGCTTGGAGACG ACGCCGTTGACAACCGCACCTACTTACTGGACGAGAATGACAACGCCTGCTTAG atGAAGATTTCCCAGAGCACCACATGGAGCCGTCGCGACTTCTTCCCGAACGAACTCCGAAGTACTTGGAGTTAATGTACGACAGCGATTCGGCGCCCGGCACTATCTGTGACGGCTACGAGATTCCCCGGGCACCGATCACGTACATGCCACCATTCTCAAGACACAGCATAGTCGGTGTCGCACCCAATAGACTGATTAAGGCTCCGCTGTACAGGACACATTCCTTACGAACTCACAGACGACCTCCCAACGCCACAATAATCCCTCTGCGGAACGGCTTGGTGAAGCGATCTTCGTTGTGTGAAGAAATTAGCGGTCGAGAACCGAGAGCTTGCTCGTCACGAGAAACACCCCGTGTTGACTTAGATTTCGAGAAACACGTATTCAAGACTCCATTTTGA
- the LOC124633630 gene encoding smad nuclear-interacting protein 1 isoform X1, translated as MKSKKRHHTSSEDSEESEPSGNSSSSASDSEESSLSEHRYNKKKRKRADSSDSESDSDEQKRSKKRKHKKKKKKHSKKKRRSDSAVDSGSGAEDVSSVSEGEISSKKKRKHKHKHKRQRSTSVSEKDEEHIQRRLHSVVKERRGSSEEPNQPIRTYYNQKEYQRSVSPEEYERQREVQRFYRGSSKERRQQYHEQYQQYDREHNERYTQYRQEKFDRNREKFGQNSQYIDPNEELNRRQRDYEYKRHQRYDEHRSPREDFSRRPREPEERYHQRDDARGPNRYNQYEERGGPKRREYEERRDYRDRRGPPDTDRFRDREYPDRKERYHEEGFSSERPREVRREKPMNSAGRPEKPPAPQHRERSRSRSPEDRYKERSRRPERPEGREERYRDGRGDERRERPPRTEDERPPRNAERERKPVVKTESRSRDRKTRFADADENKEYDWGKADVKKEDGKTPADKEKPNFGLSGKLTADANTVNGVVIKYTEPEDAKQPKRRWRFYPFKGDKALPILYIHRQSAFLIGRDKKVVDIALEHPSISKQHAALQYRATPFNRPDGSQGRRVRPYVIDLESANGTFVNNKKIEPRRYVELLERDVVKFGFSQREYVLLHENSKDDAQDDDNQEPPALGANVTTTEQLKHEKRVKQEIAEDGE; from the exons atgaaatctaaAAAGCGCCATCATACTTCCTCGGAAGATTCTGAAGAATCCGAGCCAAGTGGGAACAGCAGTTCTTCTGCCAGTGATAGTGAGGAATCTTCATTATCGGAACATCGCTACAACAAAAAGAAAAGGAAACGTGCTGATTCTTCAGATTCAGAAAGCGATTCTGATGAGCAGAAACGTTCGAAGAAACGCAAAcataagaaaaagaagaagaagcacAGCAAAAAGAAGAGGCGTTCTGATTCCGCGGTAGACAGTGGCTCAGGTGCTGAAGATGTGTCTTCAGTCAGCGAGGGGGAAATATCATCGAAGAAAAAGCGTAAACATAAGCATAAGCACAAGCGCCAACGGAGCACTTCAGTTAGTGAGAAAG ATGAGGAGCACATTCAGCGTCGCCTGCACAGTGTTGTAAAAGAGCGCCGTGGATCTTCAGAAGAACCAAATCAACCTATAAGAACATATTACAATCA AAAGGAATATCAAAGATCAGTTTCTCCTGAAGAATATGAAAGGCAACGAGAAGTCCAGCGCTTTTATCGAGGGTCCAGCAAGGAAAGGAGGCAGCAGTATCATGAGCAATATCAACAATATGACAGAGAACATAATGAAAG ATATACACAATATCGGCAAGAGAAATTTGATAGAAATAGAGAGAAATTTGGCCAAAATTCTCAATATATTGATCCTAATGAAGAACTTAATAGACGGCAGAGGGATTATGAGTATAAAAG GCATCAGAGGTATGATGAGCACCGATCTCCAAGGGAAGATTTCTCTAGGAGGCCCAGGGAGCCAGAAGAGCGATATCATCAAAGAGATGATGCTAGAG GTCCCAACCGTTACAATCAGTATGAGGAGCGTGGAGGACCCAAGAGGCGAGAGTACGAAGAGAGGAGAGACTACCGTGatag ACGTGGTCCACCAGACACCGATCGCTTCCGTGACAGAGAGTACCCCGACAGAAAGGAGAGGTACCATGAAGAAGGCTTCTCTTCCGAAAG GCCGCGTGAAGTTCGGCGAGAGAAGCCCATGAACTCAGCTGGTAGGCCGGAGAAGCCGCCTGCGCCACAACACAG AGAACGGTCAAGATCCAGAAGTCCAGAAGACCGCTACAAGGAGCGGAGTCGCCGCCCCGAGAGACCAGAAGGCAGGGAGGAGCGTTACCGCGACGGACGCGGCGACGAGAGGAGGGAACGACCGCCCAGAACTGAAGACGAAAGACCGCCCAGGAATGCGGAACGCGAACGGAAACCTGTTGTCAAGACTGAATCTAGGTCGCGAGATCGGAAGACTAG GTTTGCAGATGCAGATGAGAATAAAGAATACGATTGGGGTAAAGCAGACGTTAAGAAAGAAGATGGGAAGACTCCAGCAGATAAAGAGAAACCCAACTTTGGTCTGTCGGGTAAACTGACGGCTGATGCTAACACAGTCAACGGGGTCGTCATTAAGTATACCGAGCCCGAAGACGCTAAACAACCTAAAAGAAGATGGAG ATTCTATCCTTTCAAAGGCGACAAAGCGTTGCCGATCCTATACATTCACCGTCAATCGGCTTTCCTGATCGGACGTGACAAGAAGGTTGTGGACATAGCGCTGGAACACCCGTCTATAAGCAAACAGCACGCGGCCTTGCAGTACAGAGCTACGCCTTTCAATAGACCTGATGGCTCCCAGGGAAGAAGGGTCAGACCGTATGTTATAGATCTAG AATCAGCAAATGGTACGTTCGTGAACAACAAGAAGATCGAGCCTCGTCGCTACGTCGAGTTGCTGGAGCGTGACGTGGTCAAGTTCGGTTTCTCCCAACGCGAGTACGTACTCCTACACGAGAACAGTAAGGACGACGCGCAAGACGACGACAACCAGGAGCCGCCCGCACTCGGCGCCAACGTCACCACCACCGAACAGTTGAAACACGAGAAACGCGTCAAACAAGAAATCGCTGAAGACGGGGAATAA
- the LOC124633630 gene encoding smad nuclear-interacting protein 1 isoform X2 gives MKSKKRHHTSSEDSEESEPSGNSSSSASDSEESSLSEHRYNKKKRKRADSSDSESDSDEQKRSKKRKHKKKKKKHSKKKRRSDSAVDSGSGAEDVSSVSEGEISSKKKRKHKHKHKRQRSTSVSEKDEEHIQRRLHSVVKERRGSSEEPNQPIRTYYNQKEYQRSVSPEEYERQREVQRFYRGSSKERRQQYHEQYQQYDREHNERHQRYDEHRSPREDFSRRPREPEERYHQRDDARGPNRYNQYEERGGPKRREYEERRDYRDRRGPPDTDRFRDREYPDRKERYHEEGFSSERPREVRREKPMNSAGRPEKPPAPQHRERSRSRSPEDRYKERSRRPERPEGREERYRDGRGDERRERPPRTEDERPPRNAERERKPVVKTESRSRDRKTRFADADENKEYDWGKADVKKEDGKTPADKEKPNFGLSGKLTADANTVNGVVIKYTEPEDAKQPKRRWRFYPFKGDKALPILYIHRQSAFLIGRDKKVVDIALEHPSISKQHAALQYRATPFNRPDGSQGRRVRPYVIDLESANGTFVNNKKIEPRRYVELLERDVVKFGFSQREYVLLHENSKDDAQDDDNQEPPALGANVTTTEQLKHEKRVKQEIAEDGE, from the exons atgaaatctaaAAAGCGCCATCATACTTCCTCGGAAGATTCTGAAGAATCCGAGCCAAGTGGGAACAGCAGTTCTTCTGCCAGTGATAGTGAGGAATCTTCATTATCGGAACATCGCTACAACAAAAAGAAAAGGAAACGTGCTGATTCTTCAGATTCAGAAAGCGATTCTGATGAGCAGAAACGTTCGAAGAAACGCAAAcataagaaaaagaagaagaagcacAGCAAAAAGAAGAGGCGTTCTGATTCCGCGGTAGACAGTGGCTCAGGTGCTGAAGATGTGTCTTCAGTCAGCGAGGGGGAAATATCATCGAAGAAAAAGCGTAAACATAAGCATAAGCACAAGCGCCAACGGAGCACTTCAGTTAGTGAGAAAG ATGAGGAGCACATTCAGCGTCGCCTGCACAGTGTTGTAAAAGAGCGCCGTGGATCTTCAGAAGAACCAAATCAACCTATAAGAACATATTACAATCA AAAGGAATATCAAAGATCAGTTTCTCCTGAAGAATATGAAAGGCAACGAGAAGTCCAGCGCTTTTATCGAGGGTCCAGCAAGGAAAGGAGGCAGCAGTATCATGAGCAATATCAACAATATGACAGAGAACATAATGAAAG GCATCAGAGGTATGATGAGCACCGATCTCCAAGGGAAGATTTCTCTAGGAGGCCCAGGGAGCCAGAAGAGCGATATCATCAAAGAGATGATGCTAGAG GTCCCAACCGTTACAATCAGTATGAGGAGCGTGGAGGACCCAAGAGGCGAGAGTACGAAGAGAGGAGAGACTACCGTGatag ACGTGGTCCACCAGACACCGATCGCTTCCGTGACAGAGAGTACCCCGACAGAAAGGAGAGGTACCATGAAGAAGGCTTCTCTTCCGAAAG GCCGCGTGAAGTTCGGCGAGAGAAGCCCATGAACTCAGCTGGTAGGCCGGAGAAGCCGCCTGCGCCACAACACAG AGAACGGTCAAGATCCAGAAGTCCAGAAGACCGCTACAAGGAGCGGAGTCGCCGCCCCGAGAGACCAGAAGGCAGGGAGGAGCGTTACCGCGACGGACGCGGCGACGAGAGGAGGGAACGACCGCCCAGAACTGAAGACGAAAGACCGCCCAGGAATGCGGAACGCGAACGGAAACCTGTTGTCAAGACTGAATCTAGGTCGCGAGATCGGAAGACTAG GTTTGCAGATGCAGATGAGAATAAAGAATACGATTGGGGTAAAGCAGACGTTAAGAAAGAAGATGGGAAGACTCCAGCAGATAAAGAGAAACCCAACTTTGGTCTGTCGGGTAAACTGACGGCTGATGCTAACACAGTCAACGGGGTCGTCATTAAGTATACCGAGCCCGAAGACGCTAAACAACCTAAAAGAAGATGGAG ATTCTATCCTTTCAAAGGCGACAAAGCGTTGCCGATCCTATACATTCACCGTCAATCGGCTTTCCTGATCGGACGTGACAAGAAGGTTGTGGACATAGCGCTGGAACACCCGTCTATAAGCAAACAGCACGCGGCCTTGCAGTACAGAGCTACGCCTTTCAATAGACCTGATGGCTCCCAGGGAAGAAGGGTCAGACCGTATGTTATAGATCTAG AATCAGCAAATGGTACGTTCGTGAACAACAAGAAGATCGAGCCTCGTCGCTACGTCGAGTTGCTGGAGCGTGACGTGGTCAAGTTCGGTTTCTCCCAACGCGAGTACGTACTCCTACACGAGAACAGTAAGGACGACGCGCAAGACGACGACAACCAGGAGCCGCCCGCACTCGGCGCCAACGTCACCACCACCGAACAGTTGAAACACGAGAAACGCGTCAAACAAGAAATCGCTGAAGACGGGGAATAA